In Desulfosediminicola ganghwensis, a single window of DNA contains:
- a CDS encoding ATP-binding protein produces MIDSNCSSVLVVIPNGCKILLIVAARLLALLNQLIYIGKKVTVDLTECASTKLFLSRAGFFDHLDDQVQVVPDRPRFSGAARYKGNSDALVEFGAIDPNEENKDLVVQLQQRFVQQSDARYEIAALTVFGELIGNVFEHSESPIFGFASLQRYVGRRKHIQTVVSDSGLGIARTLRPSLQKHHPKLYKRYKEESLESDVGLVQTALTEGGISRFGSGRGLGFESSRKQAMKFDAELTVRQERFCLNFEYKEGELVRVTPVLDLPRILGSHFCFDFFVDPE; encoded by the coding sequence TTGATTGACAGTAACTGCTCTTCTGTTTTGGTTGTAATTCCTAATGGCTGCAAAATATTATTGATTGTGGCGGCTAGGTTATTAGCGTTGCTAAATCAACTAATTTATATCGGTAAAAAAGTTACAGTTGATTTGACCGAGTGTGCCAGCACGAAATTGTTCCTAAGTCGTGCGGGATTTTTCGATCATCTCGATGATCAAGTACAGGTTGTTCCTGATAGACCTCGGTTTTCAGGTGCCGCGAGGTATAAGGGGAATAGTGATGCTCTTGTAGAGTTCGGTGCGATTGATCCGAATGAAGAGAACAAGGATCTAGTGGTTCAACTGCAACAGCGCTTTGTTCAACAGTCTGATGCTCGGTATGAAATAGCAGCACTTACTGTTTTTGGAGAATTGATTGGGAATGTTTTCGAACATAGCGAATCACCGATTTTTGGTTTTGCCTCGTTGCAGAGGTATGTGGGGCGAAGGAAGCATATTCAGACTGTTGTTTCTGATAGTGGCCTCGGAATAGCGAGAACTTTGAGACCATCGCTGCAAAAGCATCACCCAAAACTCTATAAACGTTATAAAGAAGAGAGTCTTGAATCAGACGTCGGACTTGTTCAAACAGCATTAACTGAAGGTGGTATTAGTAGATTTGGCTCTGGGCGTGGTTTAGGGTTTGAAAGTAGCCGTAAACAAGCTATGAAGTTTGATGCTGAGTTGACTGTACGACAAGAACGATTTTGTCTAAACTTCGAATATAAAGAAGGTGAACTAGTGAGAGTGACGCCTGTACTAGATCTGCCAAGAATACTAGGATCTCATTTTTGTTTTGATTTTTTTGTTGACCCAGAGTGA